GCCGGCATTAGCCATAAATATAGCCTGGTATAAACCAAACAACGCTATAGAAATAAGGTATCCGATAAAGAAATAAGGATTTAAGCAGGCAAAGGCAAGAGTGCTGAAGAATATAACCAGGAAGAGGTTTAACATACCTTTCTGGGCATACTTGGTACAAATTTCAACAACTTTTTTGGAATCTTCTATAGAAGCTTTTGTGACTGAGGAATCAAGTTTTATATTTGCTTTGATAAATTCTACTGCCTTGTAGGCGCCGCTGGTTACGGCGTGCATTGAAGCGCCGGTAAACCAGAAAATAACCGCACCGCCGCCCATAAGCCCGAGCAGGAATAATGGGTTAAGTATTGAAAGGTTTGTGACCAGTTCCGGTTGCAAACCCTTAGTCAGCAATACAATGATGGAAAATATCATTGTTGTGGCGCCGACAACAGCTGTGCCTATCAATACCGGCTTTGCCGTAGCCTTGAAAGTATTTCCAGCGCCGTCATTTGTTTCAAGATAGTGTTTTCCTTTTTCAAAATCCGGATCAAAACCGAAATCCTTTTTTATTTCCGCTTTTATGTTCGGCACAGCTTCAATAAGTGAAAGTTCGTAAACTGACTGGGCATTATCCGAAACCGGCCCGTAAGAATCAACGGCGATTGTAACCGGCCCCATGCCTAAAAACCCGAATGCTACCAGGCCAAAAGCAAAAACAGGCGCGGCTATCATAAGCGCGGTTAACCCAAGCGTGCTGATAGCGTAAGCGATACCCATAAGGAACATTATCGCCAGGCCCATCCAGTAAGCGCTGTAATTGCCTGATGTTAAACCTGCAAGAATGTTAAGCGAAGCGCCGCCATGGCGCGAAGAAGTGACAACATTTTTAACAAACGCGCTTTCAGTTGAAGTGAATATTTTTACAAGTTCCGGTATAACCGCGCCGGCTATGGTTCCGCAGCTGATAATTGTTGAAAGTTTCCACCAGATTGTGCCGTCACCGACATTTCCAATGAAGAGGTACGAAAGCAAATAGGTAACGCCGATACAAACAAATGAAGTAATCCAAACCAGGTTGGTAAGAGGCTGTTCAAAATTCATGTTGTCAAGCTTGCTGTATTTCGCTTTTGAAATCATCTGGTTGACTTCAAATGATATTGAGCTGGCTATCAACATTGCCAGGCGCATTACAAATATCCAGACAAGAAGCTGGGCCTGCAGTGTAGTATTCGGCACTGCGAGTAATATAAAAGAAATAAGAGCTACTCCAGTAACACCGTAGGTTTCAAAACCGTCAGCTGTGGGGCCGACAGAATCGCCGGCATTGTCTCCCACGCAATCAGCTATGACGCCCGGGTTGCGCGCATCGTCTTCTTTTATGTTAAACACGATTTTCATCAAATCCGAGCCGATATCCGCTATCTTGGTGAAAATGCCGCCGGCAATACGAAGCACAGAAGCGCCGAGTGATTCACCGATGGCAAACCCTATGAAGCAAGGGCCTGCGTAAGCGGGATTAATAAATAGCAGAATGCAAAGCATGACAAAAAGTTCAATGCTGATAAGAAGCATACCGATGCTTATGCCGGATTTTGCCGGGATATCATAAACAGGGTAAGGTTTTCCCTTAAGAGAGGCAAAAGCTGAACGGGAATTGGCAAAGGTGTTGATTCTCATGCCGAACCACGCCACAGCGTAGCTTCCCATAATACCTATGAGCGAACAAATAATTATCATGCC
This Elusimicrobiota bacterium DNA region includes the following protein-coding sequences:
- a CDS encoding sodium-translocating pyrophosphatase; translation: MKVKDFLMSAAVLLLGSPAAFAGESDLILPDLASVYFMGFTGRSILMVGLLVCLFGLYFGFHYYRKIRNLPVHKSMSEISELIYETCKTYLITQGKFILMLEGLLAIIIIFYFGYLKHLEAFKVGMIIICSLIGIMGSYAVAWFGMRINTFANSRSAFASLKGKPYPVYDIPAKSGISIGMLLISIELFVMLCILLFINPAYAGPCFIGFAIGESLGASVLRIAGGIFTKIADIGSDLMKIVFNIKEDDARNPGVIADCVGDNAGDSVGPTADGFETYGVTGVALISFILLAVPNTTLQAQLLVWIFVMRLAMLIASSISFEVNQMISKAKYSKLDNMNFEQPLTNLVWITSFVCIGVTYLLSYLFIGNVGDGTIWWKLSTIISCGTIAGAVIPELVKIFTSTESAFVKNVVTSSRHGGASLNILAGLTSGNYSAYWMGLAIMFLMGIAYAISTLGLTALMIAAPVFAFGLVAFGFLGMGPVTIAVDSYGPVSDNAQSVYELSLIEAVPNIKAEIKKDFGFDPDFEKGKHYLETNDGAGNTFKATAKPVLIGTAVVGATTMIFSIIVLLTKGLQPELVTNLSILNPLFLLGLMGGGAVIFWFTGASMHAVTSGAYKAVEFIKANIKLDSSVTKASIEDSKKVVEICTKYAQKGMLNLFLVIFFSTLAFACLNPYFFIGYLISIALFGLYQAIFMANAGGAWDNAKKIVEVDLKEKGTELHKACVVGDTVGDPFKDTSSVAMNPTIKFTTLFGLLAVEMAIELSRKVSLTLAVIFFAISLVYVVRSFTEMRIK